A window of Methanobacterium formicicum DSM 3637 contains these coding sequences:
- the dapB gene encoding 4-hydroxy-tetrahydrodipicolinate reductase — translation MIKIAVTGAGGRISSKIIRNILKQEDMEVVAAIGAPNTPLEGKDVGDVIGSGKINVPITGAERLAPVLNERKADVLVDFTIANSAVRTIQTAAECGVNVVVGTTGLSNEQMALITESIEENNIKAVISPNMAVGVNVFFKIIKDLAKTLSDCDIEIIEAHHKHKVDAPSGTACKAYEIIARELERVDELERADELEREEELEREDDKLEKVNDVSCVCGRRGMVGARSPGEIGVHAIRGGDIVGDHTVLFAGEGERLEITHRAGTRQAFVTGAIKAVRYVVTKAPEGKISDMADVLGLKV, via the coding sequence ATGATTAAAATAGCTGTAACCGGCGCAGGCGGAAGAATAAGTTCTAAGATAATTAGAAACATACTAAAACAGGAAGACATGGAAGTTGTGGCAGCCATTGGTGCACCTAATACCCCACTTGAGGGAAAGGATGTGGGTGATGTAATAGGTTCAGGAAAGATCAATGTCCCCATAACTGGTGCAGAAAGACTTGCCCCTGTTTTGAATGAACGTAAAGCGGATGTTCTGGTTGATTTTACCATAGCAAATTCTGCGGTAAGAACAATTCAAACTGCAGCAGAGTGTGGTGTTAACGTGGTTGTAGGCACAACTGGATTATCCAATGAACAGATGGCATTGATAACTGAATCCATTGAAGAGAATAATATAAAGGCAGTTATTTCTCCAAACATGGCAGTGGGGGTGAATGTGTTCTTTAAGATCATCAAAGACCTTGCAAAAACTCTGTCAGATTGCGATATAGAAATAATAGAAGCCCATCACAAACATAAGGTGGATGCACCTTCTGGTACAGCCTGTAAGGCCTACGAGATTATAGCTCGTGAACTGGAACGAGTTGATGAACTGGAAAGAGCTGATGAACTGGAAAGAGAGGAGGAACTGGAAAGAGAAGATGATAAACTGGAAAAAGTGAATGATGTATCCTGTGTCTGTGGCAGACGGGGGATGGTAGGTGCACGTAGTCCTGGAGAAATAGGAGTACATGCAATTCGTGGGGGAGATATTGTTGGGGATCATACCGTTCTTTTTGCTGGTGAGGGTGAACGATTGGAAATTACCCACAGAGCAGGAACTAGACAGGCATTTGTAACTGGAGCAATTAAAGCAGTGCGTTATGTTGTTACCAAAGCTCCTGAGGGAAAAATCAGCGATATGGCTGATGTTCTGGGTTTAAAAGTATAA
- a CDS encoding inorganic diphosphatase yields the protein MNLWKDIPTGPSVPQVVYAVIEIPKGSRNKYEYDKDKEAFALDRVLYSPIHYPAEYGIIPKTLWDDGDPMDILVVMEQPTFPGCVIETRIIGVMKMIDGGESDDKILGVPVNDPKFKDVQDISDMPKPFLDEISHFFTEYKRLEKKTTEVLGWENAEKAFEALEHSMELYQKM from the coding sequence ATGAATTTATGGAAAGACATACCCACCGGACCATCAGTCCCACAAGTAGTTTATGCGGTAATTGAGATCCCAAAAGGATCACGGAATAAATACGAATACGACAAGGATAAAGAGGCATTTGCACTGGACCGGGTGTTATATTCACCAATACACTACCCTGCAGAATACGGAATTATCCCCAAAACTCTCTGGGATGATGGAGATCCCATGGATATATTGGTGGTTATGGAACAACCCACATTCCCCGGATGCGTTATAGAAACCCGGATAATTGGTGTAATGAAAATGATCGATGGTGGAGAAAGTGATGATAAAATATTGGGAGTACCAGTGAACGATCCCAAATTTAAAGATGTTCAGGACATTTCTGATATGCCCAAACCATTTTTAGATGAAATTTCACACTTTTTCACAGAATACAAACGATTAGAAAAGAAAACAACCGAAGTTTTAGGATGGGAAAATGCTGAAAAAGCATTTGAAGCTTTAGAACATTCTATGGAGTTGTACCAGAAGATGTGA
- a CDS encoding carboxymuconolactone decarboxylase family protein, protein MTLVEKDNIKKLEPEFGKKLYSVPESYWIFYNGIRTMGYMLRAKKSKNMSQKFIERIMLAVTEVNGCAICSYAHTKRALESGMSTEEIQKMLSGIMDDVPAGEIPAVMFAQHYADTRGNPTLESWQRIVEIYGISTARGILGATRMIMIGNTYGIPWSSFFNRLRGRPDPRSSISYELSMMLGTILTPIAFIHALISNLFRKPIINF, encoded by the coding sequence ATGACACTTGTAGAAAAAGACAACATCAAAAAACTTGAACCTGAATTTGGTAAAAAACTTTACTCGGTTCCTGAGTCTTATTGGATTTTTTACAATGGAATCCGAACTATGGGGTATATGCTCAGGGCTAAAAAGAGCAAAAATATGAGCCAAAAATTTATTGAAAGGATCATGCTTGCGGTGACCGAAGTTAATGGCTGTGCAATATGTTCCTACGCCCATACAAAAAGGGCCCTGGAAAGTGGAATGAGCACTGAAGAAATCCAGAAGATGCTTTCTGGAATCATGGACGATGTTCCTGCTGGTGAAATTCCAGCAGTCATGTTTGCACAACACTATGCCGATACTCGGGGAAACCCTACCCTGGAATCATGGCAACGTATTGTGGAAATTTATGGGATATCCACAGCAAGAGGCATTCTGGGTGCTACCCGCATGATCATGATTGGAAATACCTATGGTATTCCCTGGAGTTCCTTTTTCAACAGATTAAGGGGTCGGCCTGATCCCAGAAGTAGCATATCCTACGAGCTGAGCATGATGTTAGGAACCATTTTAACCCCAATTGCATTCATCCATGCTTTAATCTCTAATTTGTTTAGAAAACCAATCATTAACTTTTAA
- a CDS encoding ATP-binding protein, with the protein MHHLTSKLVIYKNINPDSILLRLSNICQQFESGDYVQEDLISDIYIEINRLLDISTLYGFDKNLWHNYLAFVLAMTENPFTLVSEKVGVNQGTVNKFACNDFGIFKQLFDYDFSKIEKELDIDCFGIITDYDAVVKSEQIFNKSVSEKVQKLSQAIEQAKDDDEVYKVVTDFYRVYGVGEFGLNKAFRISPQEESGISTGDMSRIASDDKSRILYPITNTSDMQLEDLVGYESQKRELVQNTEAFVEGRKANNVLLYGDAGTGKSASIKAILNQYYSKGLRMIEIYKHEFKELPKVIDAIKNRNYRFIIYMDDLSFEEFEIEYKYLKVVMEGGLEAKPENVLIYATSNRRHLIRETWSDRSDMAEDELHRSETVNEKLSLAARFGVTIGYYTPQRSEYFNIVTTLARRHPEITLTDEELISEAGKWEMRHGGMSGRTAQQFVDSLLAASDSS; encoded by the coding sequence ATGCATCATTTAACATCTAAATTGGTGATTTACAAAAATATCAACCCGGATAGTATCCTGTTAAGATTATCCAATATCTGCCAACAATTTGAATCAGGTGACTATGTGCAAGAAGACCTGATTTCAGATATTTATATCGAAATTAATCGTCTGCTTGATATTTCAACACTTTACGGCTTTGATAAAAATTTATGGCACAACTATCTGGCCTTTGTTCTGGCAATGACTGAAAACCCATTTACCCTTGTCTCAGAAAAAGTGGGAGTCAACCAAGGCACGGTAAATAAATTCGCCTGTAACGATTTTGGTATCTTCAAGCAGCTGTTTGATTATGACTTCTCTAAAATAGAAAAAGAACTGGACATTGACTGCTTTGGGATTATCACTGATTATGATGCTGTTGTCAAAAGCGAACAGATCTTCAACAAGAGTGTGAGTGAAAAAGTTCAAAAACTCAGCCAGGCCATAGAGCAAGCTAAAGATGACGATGAAGTATATAAAGTGGTTACAGATTTTTACAGAGTATATGGAGTTGGAGAATTTGGATTAAATAAAGCCTTCCGTATTTCACCTCAAGAGGAGTCCGGAATCTCCACTGGGGACATGTCTAGAATCGCGAGTGATGATAAGTCCAGAATCCTTTACCCCATTACCAACACCAGTGACATGCAGCTGGAGGATCTGGTTGGTTATGAATCTCAAAAAAGGGAACTGGTCCAAAATACCGAAGCATTTGTTGAAGGGCGCAAAGCAAACAATGTTCTTCTCTACGGAGATGCAGGTACAGGTAAGTCTGCCAGTATAAAGGCAATTCTCAATCAGTATTATAGTAAGGGTCTGCGCATGATCGAGATCTATAAACATGAATTTAAGGAACTTCCAAAGGTAATTGACGCGATAAAAAACAGGAATTATCGTTTTATAATTTATATGGATGATCTGTCCTTTGAAGAGTTTGAAATTGAGTATAAATATTTGAAGGTGGTTATGGAGGGGGGTCTGGAGGCCAAACCTGAAAACGTGCTAATCTATGCAACATCCAACCGTCGCCATTTGATCCGGGAAACCTGGAGCGATCGTTCGGATATGGCAGAGGATGAACTGCATCGCTCGGAGACTGTCAATGAAAAACTATCCCTGGCAGCCAGGTTCGGGGTGACAATTGGTTACTACACACCTCAAAGGAGTGAATATTTCAACATAGTCACCACTTTAGCCCGAAGACACCCTGAAATCACACTTACCGATGAAGAACTGATCTCTGAAGCAGGTAAATGGGAAATGCGTCACGGTGGAATGTCCGGACGCACAGCCCAGCAGTTTGTTGATTCCTTGTTGGCAGCTAGTGATTCATCCTAG
- a CDS encoding MDR family MFS transporter: MSDINHYNLAKDKINMVIAGLMVGLLVAAFDYSIMGTAMPQVINSLQGMEYYVWPFTVYMLTSTISIIFFGKLSDIYGRKHVLIAGIGIFVITSVMCGFATNMFQLILFRGLQGIGGGILLSLPFIVVGEIFPPRDRAKYMGIVGSVFGLADVLGPILGGVITDNFGWRWIFFINVPIGIAAITLILYSLPNFKLPDVKKIIDVNGMITLTLTLSSLFLALTLAGDLNTYSLTEIIGILIFSGVMFILFCRAEKKAAEPILPLNLFKNSIFSISALESFLASALMFSGIIYVPLFAQGVLGISATNAGLLMIPMLLSLTLASIVTGQIISITGRYKMLVIAEFLITGIGVVLLSSMNADTPYYLLVAYSTVLGIGSGMAYNIFNVAVQNAFTLREIGIVTASMRFFRNVGTIVFVPVFGYIMNYTLVSSAAVNFSKIQALVLSIQNIFLLAILLAFAGLIFAFFLKEIPLAGDTPSISMKFLEGN, encoded by the coding sequence ATGAGTGATATAAATCATTATAATCTTGCTAAAGATAAAATAAATATGGTAATCGCAGGATTAATGGTCGGACTCCTTGTAGCTGCCTTTGATTATTCAATCATGGGCACAGCTATGCCGCAGGTTATTAACAGTCTACAGGGGATGGAATACTATGTCTGGCCGTTCACAGTTTACATGTTAACTTCAACCATTTCTATAATCTTTTTTGGTAAATTATCAGATATTTATGGTAGGAAGCATGTTTTAATTGCAGGAATTGGTATATTTGTTATAACATCAGTCATGTGTGGTTTTGCCACCAATATGTTTCAACTGATCCTGTTTAGAGGACTTCAGGGAATTGGGGGTGGAATTTTACTATCTCTACCCTTTATAGTGGTTGGAGAAATTTTCCCTCCCCGGGACCGGGCTAAATATATGGGGATAGTGGGATCTGTATTTGGACTTGCAGATGTTTTGGGACCAATTCTTGGCGGTGTAATTACAGATAATTTCGGTTGGAGATGGATATTTTTTATAAATGTTCCAATAGGGATAGCTGCTATAACCCTAATTCTTTATTCCCTTCCCAACTTCAAACTGCCAGACGTTAAAAAAATCATTGATGTAAACGGTATGATTACCCTTACATTAACTTTAAGTTCACTGTTCCTGGCATTAACACTTGCAGGAGATTTAAATACATACTCCTTAACTGAGATAATCGGAATTCTTATATTTTCAGGAGTGATGTTTATATTATTCTGCCGGGCTGAGAAAAAAGCTGCAGAACCAATTTTACCATTGAACTTATTTAAAAATTCAATATTCAGCATATCTGCACTAGAAAGCTTCTTAGCAAGTGCATTGATGTTTTCTGGAATAATATACGTTCCATTATTTGCTCAGGGAGTTTTGGGAATTAGTGCCACAAATGCGGGGTTGCTTATGATCCCTATGCTTTTAAGCCTTACTCTGGCCTCAATAGTAACCGGGCAGATCATATCAATAACCGGGAGATATAAAATGCTGGTCATTGCAGAATTTCTCATCACTGGAATAGGAGTGGTACTCTTATCTTCAATGAATGCAGATACACCCTATTATTTGTTAGTGGCCTATTCAACTGTCCTGGGTATTGGTTCTGGAATGGCTTATAACATATTTAATGTAGCAGTGCAGAATGCATTTACACTACGAGAAATAGGCATTGTAACCGCTTCTATGCGGTTTTTCAGAAATGTAGGTACTATTGTATTCGTTCCAGTATTTGGATATATAATGAATTACACTCTCGTAAGTTCAGCTGCAGTTAATTTTAGCAAAATTCAAGCCCTGGTACTTTCTATCCAGAATATTTTCCTCTTAGCTATATTACTTGCATTTGCAGGATTGATTTTTGCTTTCTTCCTCAAAGAAATACCTTTAGCTGGAGATACACCTTCCATCTCAATGAAGTTTCTGGAGGGCAACTAG
- a CDS encoding inorganic diphosphatase, with the protein MNLWKDIKNQPPHAPKVVYAVIETPKGSWNKYVYETSKETFCLGQVSPLCYPADYGIIPQALGDNGNPLNMLVLTHQPTFSGCLIKTKPIGIIKMRDDEGKDEKIIGVPVNDPSSEDIQDIKDLPKSLLEEITHFFREYAKNQNINTEIVGWENRKEAVRIIERSMDCYNDMLSIKSLFLLD; encoded by the coding sequence TTGAACCTGTGGAAGGACATAAAAAATCAACCACCACACGCTCCAAAGGTGGTATACGCAGTTATTGAAACTCCAAAAGGTTCATGGAATAAATATGTGTATGAAACCTCAAAAGAAACATTTTGCCTGGGACAAGTTTCCCCATTGTGTTATCCTGCTGATTATGGTATAATACCCCAGGCACTTGGAGATAACGGGAATCCTCTCAATATGTTGGTTTTAACTCATCAACCCACATTCTCGGGTTGTTTGATAAAAACGAAGCCCATAGGTATCATAAAAATGAGAGATGATGAGGGGAAGGATGAGAAAATTATAGGGGTCCCGGTAAATGATCCATCTTCTGAAGACATTCAGGATATTAAAGATCTCCCCAAATCTCTCCTTGAAGAAATCACTCACTTTTTCAGGGAATATGCGAAGAACCAAAATATCAACACGGAAATAGTAGGATGGGAAAATAGAAAAGAAGCAGTTAGAATAATAGAACGTTCTATGGATTGTTACAATGATATGTTAAGTATTAAATCCCTTTTCTTACTGGATTAA
- a CDS encoding aspartate aminotransferase family protein: MEKTLNTYEIEDEYYASFANKTTLSIEKGEGVYATDEDGKKYLDLTAGWGVTSIGHANPVITEAICQQSKKIIQNPNSGATYSPARSKLLLLMQEILPENLTRIFFSNSGAEANDAAIKLARKVTGKLNIISTEKSFHGRTVSTVSATGQNSHRDRFNPLIPHHIFVPYNDIPAVEEVIGNDVAAVIVEPIQGEGGVNVPDPDYLSQLSVLCTENNVLLIVDEIQTGFCRTGPMFMSQDVKIDILTMAKGIAGGFPFGAFAFTEEIHSKLEKGDHGGTYCGNPLGCAVSYAVIKYMLDNKIWENVEDVGNYAIQELNNLKSEFPNIIKDVRGKGLLIAVEVAGDKVAAFINSNCLTKGLILNVTQGNVVRMFPALNISLTQMEEGVSIFKKVLNEYNEQ, from the coding sequence ATGGAAAAAACTTTAAACACTTATGAAATTGAAGATGAGTACTATGCTTCTTTTGCTAATAAAACAACATTATCCATAGAAAAAGGTGAAGGTGTCTATGCTACTGATGAGGATGGTAAAAAATATCTGGATCTTACTGCCGGATGGGGAGTAACCAGTATTGGGCATGCAAATCCAGTAATCACCGAAGCCATTTGTCAGCAAAGTAAAAAAATCATACAGAATCCAAACTCTGGAGCTACCTATTCACCAGCAAGGTCTAAACTTCTGTTATTGATGCAGGAGATACTACCTGAAAATTTAACCCGCATATTTTTTTCAAATAGTGGTGCCGAGGCAAATGATGCTGCTATTAAACTGGCAAGAAAAGTAACTGGAAAATTGAATATCATATCCACTGAAAAAAGTTTTCACGGAAGGACAGTTAGCACGGTATCTGCAACCGGTCAAAATTCCCACAGGGATAGGTTTAATCCACTAATTCCCCATCATATATTTGTTCCCTACAATGATATTCCTGCAGTAGAGGAGGTTATTGGTAACGATGTTGCGGCGGTAATCGTAGAACCAATACAGGGTGAAGGTGGTGTCAATGTTCCTGATCCAGACTACCTAAGTCAATTATCTGTTTTATGCACAGAAAATAATGTTCTTTTGATAGTAGATGAAATTCAAACCGGTTTTTGCAGAACTGGGCCTATGTTCATGTCTCAAGATGTTAAAATTGATATTTTAACCATGGCCAAGGGAATTGCAGGAGGATTCCCCTTCGGAGCATTTGCATTTACTGAAGAGATCCATAGCAAACTTGAAAAGGGAGATCACGGTGGCACTTACTGTGGCAACCCCTTAGGTTGTGCAGTTTCTTATGCAGTTATCAAATATATGTTAGATAATAAAATCTGGGAAAATGTGGAAGACGTTGGTAATTATGCAATCCAAGAACTGAACAATTTAAAGAGTGAATTCCCTAACATAATTAAGGATGTCCGGGGGAAAGGACTATTAATTGCAGTTGAAGTAGCTGGTGATAAGGTTGCAGCATTTATTAATTCCAACTGTTTGACCAAGGGCCTTATTTTAAATGTTACCCAGGGTAATGTGGTTCGAATGTTCCCAGCATTAAATATATCCCTGACACAGATGGAAGAAGGAGTAAGTATATTTAAAAAGGTCTTAAATGAATATAATGAACAGTAA
- the eno gene encoding phosphopyruvate hydratase, giving the protein MSSVIENIGIRKILDSRGNATVEIDITTGNGFGRAAAPSGASTGAMEVVAFPEEGIDSVIGTFNERVKGDLVGVSADETVLIDDILKEIDGTDNLSSLGGNVTVAISLAAAKAAASSFNMPLYQFLGGNLKNEIPYPLGNMINGGAHAGKNAPDIQEFLVVPVGAKNITEAVFANSSVHKKIGELIKVKDGQFTGGKGDEGGWAPNLSNYEALEIQSRACEEISDETGIKVRPSLDLAPSELWDGSKYIYGREGVNRDTGEQIDFVEEIIDTYKMFFVEDPLREGDFDGFSQLTKRVGDGCIICGDDIFVTNAEILSRGIEKKAANAIIIKPNQIGTLSGTYQTVKLAKDNNYIPVVSHRSGETTDETIAHLAVAFGAPLIKTGAIGGERIAKLNELIRIQEEMPSSVMAKLK; this is encoded by the coding sequence ATGAGCAGTGTTATTGAAAATATCGGAATCAGGAAAATTTTAGATAGCAGGGGAAACGCAACAGTAGAAATAGATATAACAACTGGAAATGGTTTTGGTAGAGCTGCGGCTCCCAGTGGGGCGAGTACGGGGGCCATGGAAGTAGTGGCGTTTCCGGAAGAAGGTATTGATAGTGTAATAGGCACGTTCAATGAACGGGTTAAAGGGGACCTTGTTGGGGTAAGTGCAGATGAAACAGTCCTTATTGATGATATTCTGAAGGAAATTGACGGTACTGATAACCTGTCATCTTTAGGGGGTAATGTAACTGTAGCAATTTCTCTAGCAGCAGCAAAAGCAGCAGCTTCATCCTTCAATATGCCATTATATCAGTTTTTAGGGGGCAATCTCAAGAATGAAATTCCTTATCCCCTTGGAAACATGATAAACGGAGGAGCACACGCTGGGAAGAACGCACCGGATATACAGGAATTCCTGGTTGTTCCAGTGGGTGCTAAAAACATCACTGAAGCAGTTTTTGCCAATTCCAGTGTTCACAAAAAAATTGGAGAACTAATAAAGGTAAAAGATGGTCAATTTACCGGTGGAAAGGGTGATGAAGGTGGATGGGCACCTAACCTTTCAAACTACGAGGCATTGGAGATTCAATCACGAGCCTGTGAAGAAATTTCCGATGAAACCGGTATCAAAGTAAGACCATCACTTGATTTAGCACCCAGTGAATTATGGGATGGTTCAAAATATATTTACGGACGGGAAGGAGTCAACAGAGATACTGGTGAACAGATAGATTTCGTGGAAGAAATAATTGACACCTACAAAATGTTCTTTGTTGAAGATCCATTACGAGAAGGGGATTTCGATGGATTTTCCCAACTAACAAAGAGGGTTGGTGATGGGTGTATTATCTGTGGTGATGATATTTTCGTTACCAATGCAGAGATTCTTTCCAGGGGAATAGAAAAAAAGGCTGCCAACGCAATTATCATCAAACCTAACCAGATAGGCACATTAAGCGGCACCTACCAAACAGTGAAACTTGCCAAGGATAACAATTACATCCCAGTAGTATCACACCGCTCTGGTGAAACCACCGATGAAACCATAGCCCATTTAGCCGTTGCATTCGGAGCACCACTCATCAAAACCGGAGCTATTGGTGGTGAGAGAATTGCAAAACTCAACGAACTCATCAGAATCCAGGAAGAAATGCCCAGTTCAGTCATGGCCAAATTAAAATGA
- a CDS encoding VOC family protein: MKVKYTTIIVKDMAESIKFYTDLLGFEIDTQYHLGPAGEITLMKGEGEAMIELIQNPEDKPGLFSVGMDVEDVHGTIKDLKAKGAKIIMEPVPITVGLLAFIEDPNGARIALIQHN, encoded by the coding sequence ATGAAAGTTAAATACACTACCATCATTGTTAAGGATATGGCTGAATCTATTAAGTTTTACACAGATCTTCTGGGCTTTGAAATAGATACCCAGTACCATCTGGGGCCCGCTGGAGAAATCACCCTGATGAAGGGTGAGGGAGAGGCTATGATAGAACTCATCCAAAACCCGGAAGATAAACCGGGCTTGTTTTCAGTAGGGATGGATGTTGAGGATGTTCATGGTACCATTAAAGATCTTAAAGCAAAGGGTGCTAAAATCATAATGGAACCGGTTCCCATAACAGTGGGATTACTGGCATTCATAGAAGACCCTAATGGGGCCAGAATAGCACTAATTCAACATAATTAA
- a CDS encoding ATP-binding protein: MDNLKDIILDLIDSKREGTYWDFKEEPHEDNSSLLHDLICLANCNHEGDKYLILGVTDPAKGCEIKGLTSEQKNRKNQVKLIDFLSNVHFAAENRPEIEIQKLKIDEKEIDVIIIKNKRFKPYFLTKDYNKSKKEKIVRANYIYTRIGDKNTSIDKSADYNHIKEMWKEQFGLNLKIEDRFKELLGDYKNWECDFDGKKLAYHKIHPEFTIELSKSQKGDMEPYCAFYLSNSLYYGKSTFKHNSTLIFEWNYVYCDDCRVLFPEPSFRTVNRNTETHGFYYYNLEKISGLFARIISNNSFVFETRTLGFPVIVFKDNENLNEFANFLENNFNIIEEMESDELLNLNDPNEYRRMINLETLEKIKRFHEENWII, encoded by the coding sequence TTGGATAACTTAAAAGATATAATACTAGATTTAATTGATAGTAAACGTGAAGGTACATATTGGGATTTTAAAGAAGAACCTCACGAAGATAATTCATCATTATTGCATGATCTTATATGTTTAGCTAATTGTAACCATGAAGGGGATAAATATTTAATTTTAGGAGTTACTGATCCTGCTAAGGGCTGTGAAATAAAAGGATTAACCTCAGAACAAAAAAATAGGAAAAATCAAGTGAAATTAATAGATTTTTTAAGTAATGTTCATTTTGCAGCGGAAAACCGTCCTGAAATAGAAATTCAAAAATTAAAAATTGATGAAAAAGAAATAGATGTTATTATAATTAAAAATAAGAGATTTAAACCATATTTTTTAACTAAAGATTATAATAAAAGCAAAAAAGAGAAAATTGTTAGAGCAAATTATATATACACTAGAATAGGCGATAAAAATACTAGTATTGATAAATCGGCAGATTATAATCATATAAAAGAGATGTGGAAAGAACAATTTGGATTAAATTTAAAAATTGAAGATAGATTTAAAGAATTATTAGGAGATTATAAGAATTGGGAATGTGATTTTGATGGCAAAAAATTAGCATATCATAAAATACATCCTGAATTTACAATTGAACTCTCAAAATCTCAGAAAGGGGACATGGAACCATATTGTGCTTTTTATTTGAGTAATTCATTATATTATGGAAAATCTACATTTAAGCACAATTCTACACTAATTTTTGAGTGGAATTATGTTTATTGTGATGATTGCAGAGTTCTATTTCCAGAACCATCTTTTAGGACAGTAAATAGAAACACTGAGACTCATGGATTTTATTATTATAATTTAGAAAAAATAAGTGGTTTATTTGCAAGAATTATATCTAATAATTCCTTTGTTTTTGAAACTAGGACATTAGGATTTCCGGTAATTGTTTTTAAAGATAATGAAAATCTAAATGAATTTGCAAATTTTCTGGAGAATAATTTTAATATTATTGAAGAAATGGAAAGTGATGAACTTTTAAATTTAAACGATCCTAATGAGTACCGCCGAATGATTAATTTAGAAACTTTAGAAAAAATAAAAAGGTTTCATGAAGAAAACTGGATAATTTAA